Proteins from a single region of Acidianus ambivalens:
- the gatD gene encoding Glu-tRNA(Gln) amidotransferase subunit GatD → MLEGYRGSALQSLLQINADIGDLIEIEKNGNTYKGILMPSYSPYDDIIVIKLDNGYNIGVSIASAKIKLIKKKSESRKETQEVSKSTKSEIKIISTGGTIVSKIEYETGAVRPALSTEDIIKFMPEINNIAKISAEILFAILSENMTPEHWVKIAEAVKRAFKEGNEGVVIAHGTDTMAYTASALAFSLKLPGPVVLVGSQRSSDRPSSDAAINLYSSVLLAKKAPFGEVVINMHGESSDTYTLAHRGVKVRKMHTSRRDAFQSINDKPLAKVEWKENKVEILRSDYIPKRDEVEEDAKFDTHVFLLKYYPGLTPDILEYLMEKKIRGVILEGTGLGHVATSFVDYIKKMTKDGVFVGMTSQCLFGRVNMNVYTTGRLLQEAGVVPLEDILPEVAIVKLMWVLAHESDQEKVKKLMLTNLVGEINPRHSLDFFPRWNYD, encoded by the coding sequence ATGCTTGAAGGTTATAGAGGGTCCGCTCTTCAGAGCTTATTACAAATTAATGCAGATATAGGGGATTTGATAGAAATAGAAAAGAATGGTAATACTTATAAAGGAATTCTAATGCCTTCTTACTCTCCATATGATGATATAATAGTCATAAAGTTAGACAATGGCTACAATATTGGAGTTTCAATAGCTTCAGCAAAAATAAAGCTTATAAAGAAAAAATCTGAGAGCCGTAAGGAAACTCAGGAAGTTAGTAAAAGTACTAAAAGTGAAATAAAAATAATAAGTACTGGAGGTACTATAGTAAGTAAAATAGAATACGAAACTGGTGCCGTAAGACCTGCATTATCCACAGAAGATATTATAAAATTCATGCCAGAAATAAATAATATAGCAAAAATTTCTGCTGAAATACTCTTTGCAATACTTAGTGAAAATATGACACCAGAGCATTGGGTTAAAATTGCAGAAGCCGTAAAGAGAGCGTTTAAAGAAGGTAATGAAGGAGTAGTTATCGCACACGGAACAGATACAATGGCTTATACTGCATCAGCACTGGCTTTTTCACTAAAATTGCCTGGACCAGTAGTATTAGTTGGTTCACAAAGAAGTAGTGACAGACCTAGTAGCGATGCAGCAATAAACTTGTATTCTTCTGTACTCCTAGCTAAGAAGGCTCCATTTGGTGAAGTAGTAATAAATATGCATGGAGAAAGCTCAGATACTTACACTTTAGCTCACAGAGGAGTTAAGGTTAGAAAAATGCATACTAGTAGAAGAGACGCTTTCCAATCAATAAATGATAAACCGTTAGCTAAAGTAGAGTGGAAAGAAAATAAAGTAGAAATTCTAAGATCAGATTATATTCCCAAAAGAGATGAAGTTGAGGAAGACGCAAAATTTGATACTCACGTATTTCTTTTAAAGTACTATCCAGGTTTAACTCCTGACATTCTAGAATATTTAATGGAGAAGAAAATTAGAGGAGTGATCTTAGAAGGTACTGGATTAGGCCATGTAGCTACATCTTTTGTGGACTATATAAAGAAAATGACAAAGGACGGAGTATTTGTTGGTATGACTTCACAGTGTTTGTTCGGAAGAGTTAATATGAATGTTTATACTACAGGAAGGTTATTGCAAGAAGCTGGGGTAGTTCCATTAGAAGACATACTACCAGAGGTTGCAATAGTTAAATTAATGTGGGTTCTTGCACATGAGTCTGACCAAGAAAAAGTTAAGAAATTAATGCTTACAAATTTAGTAGGAGAAATAAACCCAAGGCACAGTTTAGATTTCTTCCCAAGGTGGAATTATGATTGA
- the gatE gene encoding Glu-tRNA(Gln) amidotransferase subunit GatE yields the protein MIDYNKLGLKVGLEIHQQLDTSTKLFCNCPTILSEEYKNTLERYLRPVFSETGEIDVAALFEWEKNKKYVYRIPQQATCLVECDEEPPHRMSEEALLIGLAMTLAFHGTPVDEVYVMRKVVIDGSNTSGFQRTSIVGLGGYVEDEDGKVSIQTIAIEEDAARKIEDTKDSVIYNLDRLGIPLIEISTGPDIHSPEQAKRVALKIGQMLRLTGRVKRGLGTIRQDLNVSISGGVKTEIKGVQELDLIPKLIEYEAMRQLKLLEIKDELIKRGATKENISSGYVVKDLTELFKETKSNVILRELKKGGKVYGIKVPHFKGIFGIELMPNRRFGTEVSDYVKVFAGLGGIFHIDELPNYGISQEEVNKVKDELNVKDYDGFILIVGEKSKLDLAVQVIKDRILYALEGVPKETRGANEDGTTRFLRPQPGAARMYPETDIPPIRITEDLIKKAKEITPPTPEEKLKSLINLGLSEELAKQVLNSPRLDSFDYFVKKYPKVPPVVIATTLENTIKSLKSQGGDPEAITDYVLDSVFDALNSGKISKDSIPEILLKYSKEKKEGENVNIDKIISSFSSLSEEELEKIVKETIETSKEEIIKKRDKAFNILMGKVMSKVRGRADGKKVADLIRRELEKING from the coding sequence ATGATTGATTATAACAAGCTCGGACTAAAAGTAGGATTAGAAATTCACCAACAATTAGATACGTCTACAAAGCTATTTTGCAATTGCCCGACTATACTTAGTGAAGAATATAAAAATACATTAGAAAGATATTTAAGACCAGTATTTAGCGAAACAGGAGAAATAGATGTAGCTGCATTATTTGAGTGGGAGAAAAACAAGAAATATGTATATAGAATACCTCAACAAGCTACATGTTTAGTAGAATGTGATGAAGAACCTCCTCATAGAATGAGCGAGGAAGCATTATTAATAGGATTAGCAATGACTCTAGCGTTTCACGGAACACCAGTTGACGAAGTATACGTCATGAGAAAAGTAGTGATAGATGGCTCAAATACTTCTGGTTTTCAAAGGACATCAATAGTGGGACTTGGCGGATATGTAGAAGACGAGGATGGAAAAGTTAGTATTCAAACTATTGCAATAGAAGAAGATGCTGCTAGGAAAATTGAAGATACTAAGGATTCCGTTATTTATAATTTAGATAGGCTAGGAATTCCATTAATAGAAATTTCAACTGGGCCAGATATTCATAGTCCAGAACAAGCAAAGAGAGTAGCACTAAAAATAGGACAAATGCTAAGATTAACTGGGAGAGTAAAGAGAGGACTAGGAACTATAAGGCAAGACTTAAATGTATCAATATCTGGTGGAGTAAAAACTGAAATAAAAGGTGTTCAGGAACTCGATCTGATACCTAAGCTGATAGAGTACGAGGCAATGAGACAATTAAAACTTTTAGAAATAAAGGATGAGCTAATAAAACGTGGTGCTACAAAAGAAAATATATCCTCAGGGTACGTCGTTAAAGATCTAACAGAATTATTTAAGGAAACCAAAAGTAATGTAATCCTAAGAGAGTTAAAGAAAGGAGGTAAAGTTTACGGAATAAAAGTTCCGCATTTCAAAGGAATATTTGGCATAGAACTAATGCCAAATAGGAGATTTGGTACAGAAGTTTCTGATTATGTGAAAGTATTTGCAGGATTAGGAGGAATATTTCACATTGATGAATTACCTAACTATGGAATATCTCAAGAAGAGGTAAACAAGGTAAAAGATGAATTAAACGTAAAAGACTATGACGGTTTTATATTAATTGTAGGAGAAAAATCTAAATTGGATCTAGCAGTTCAAGTAATCAAAGATAGAATATTATATGCCTTAGAAGGAGTACCTAAGGAAACTAGAGGAGCTAATGAAGATGGCACGACAAGGTTCTTAAGACCACAGCCCGGAGCAGCAAGAATGTATCCAGAGACTGATATTCCTCCAATAAGAATAACTGAAGACCTAATTAAAAAAGCAAAAGAAATTACTCCACCTACTCCTGAGGAGAAATTAAAAAGCTTAATTAACCTTGGTTTAAGTGAAGAGTTAGCTAAACAAGTTCTAAATAGCCCTAGATTAGATTCATTCGATTACTTCGTTAAGAAGTATCCTAAAGTGCCGCCTGTTGTCATAGCAACTACCTTAGAGAATACGATAAAATCATTAAAGTCTCAAGGAGGAGATCCAGAGGCAATTACAGATTACGTTCTAGATAGCGTATTTGATGCTTTAAATTCTGGTAAAATATCAAAAGATTCTATACCAGAGATACTTTTAAAGTATAGCAAAGAGAAAAAAGAAGGAGAGAATGTGAATATTGATAAAATTATTAGTAGCTTCTCTTCTTTAAGTGAAGAAGAGTTAGAGAAGATTGTTAAGGAAACTATAGAAACATCTAAGGAGGAAATAATCAAAAAGAGGGATAAGGCGTTTAACATATTAATGGGTAAAGTAATGTCTAAGGTTAGAGGAAGGGCTGACGGTAAGAAGGTAGCAGATTTAATTAGGAGAGAATTAGAAAAGATTAATGGATGA